In Caproiciproducens sp. NJN-50, the following are encoded in one genomic region:
- a CDS encoding GNAT family N-acetyltransferase, giving the protein MIETKRLLLKPASPLLVQEVLDYYLRNRDFLRPFEPERAPEFYTPEHQTDSLRQQGEAAQKGESFCYYLSLREQPEQVLGSIALNNIVRGCFQSCFLGYRLDEKNQRKGYMTEAVAAVTDYAFRELGLHRIEGNVMPRNQASLRVLEKAGYREEGLASLMKLPSCGELIFYSQSGFRSDLWSAAARYPSVKPVCDLFMTGVLSGTLIILFIFVAFSALHGCL; this is encoded by the coding sequence ATGATCGAAACCAAACGTCTGCTGTTAAAACCCGCAAGCCCGCTTCTCGTTCAGGAAGTTCTGGACTATTATCTCCGGAACCGGGATTTCCTCCGCCCGTTCGAACCGGAGCGCGCGCCGGAATTCTATACGCCTGAGCACCAGACTGACAGTCTGCGGCAACAAGGGGAAGCGGCGCAAAAGGGAGAATCGTTCTGTTATTACCTTTCTCTGCGGGAGCAGCCGGAACAAGTCCTCGGCAGCATCGCGCTGAATAACATCGTCAGGGGCTGCTTCCAGTCGTGTTTTCTCGGATACCGCCTGGATGAGAAAAATCAGCGCAAAGGCTATATGACGGAAGCCGTCGCCGCCGTGACCGATTACGCGTTCCGGGAACTGGGCCTGCACCGGATCGAGGGCAACGTCATGCCGCGCAATCAGGCTTCACTGCGCGTTCTGGAAAAAGCGGGATACCGGGAGGAAGGGCTGGCCTCTCTTATGAAACTGCCGTCATGCGGAGAGCTGATTTTTTACTCTCAGAGCGGGTTCCGTTCGGATTTGTGGTCGGCGGCCGCTAGATACCCGTCGGTAAAACCTGTCTGTGATTTATTTATGACTGGCGTGCTTTCCGGCACGCTAATTATTTTATTCATTTTTGTAGCATTTTCCGCACTTCATGGGTGTTTGTAG
- a CDS encoding ABC transporter permease — MKFYLKKLLTLLLTMVLVSLMAFAAFNLIPGDPAQLILGTQATPAALAELHQKLGLDKSMPERYAGWLWSLLHGDMGTSLQYSRPVAELIGSRLPVTAALALLALLMIFTVSVPVGVLTAQKRGTPLGRLLDSVTMLNISMPGFFLGILFIWVFGLVLRFFSPGGYVSWEDDPAGFLRYMIFPSLAVALPNIAVSSKFLRSALVEESHADYVRTAVSKGLSRHIILYRHMLKNALIPFLTLSGMMVAEIFSGSILIEQVFGIPGVGRLLISSILSRDFPLLESLVVYIAFLVVLANFAADLLLQAADPRIRVKP, encoded by the coding sequence ATGAAGTTTTACCTGAAAAAACTGCTGACGCTGCTTTTGACGATGGTTCTGGTTTCCCTGATGGCTTTCGCCGCGTTCAACCTGATCCCGGGCGACCCGGCGCAGCTGATTCTCGGTACCCAGGCGACCCCCGCGGCTCTGGCCGAACTGCACCAGAAGCTGGGGCTTGACAAAAGCATGCCTGAGCGCTACGCCGGGTGGCTCTGGAGCCTTCTGCACGGCGATATGGGCACCTCGCTCCAGTACTCCCGGCCGGTTGCGGAGCTGATCGGGAGCCGGCTTCCGGTCACGGCGGCTCTCGCGCTGCTGGCGCTTCTGATGATCTTCACGGTTTCCGTTCCGGTCGGCGTGCTTACGGCGCAGAAGCGAGGCACGCCGCTGGGGCGCCTCCTGGATTCCGTCACCATGCTGAACATCTCCATGCCGGGCTTTTTCCTCGGCATCCTGTTCATTTGGGTTTTCGGGCTTGTCCTCCGTTTCTTTTCTCCGGGGGGCTACGTTTCCTGGGAAGACGATCCCGCCGGATTCCTGCGCTACATGATTTTCCCCTCGCTGGCCGTCGCCCTGCCGAACATCGCGGTCTCTTCCAAGTTCCTGCGCTCCGCGCTGGTCGAGGAATCGCACGCCGACTATGTCCGCACCGCGGTCAGCAAGGGGCTTTCCAGACATATCATTTTATACCGGCACATGCTGAAAAATGCGCTGATCCCGTTTTTGACCCTTTCCGGCATGATGGTCGCCGAGATTTTTTCCGGAAGCATTCTGATTGAGCAGGTCTTCGGCATCCCCGGCGTGGGGCGGCTGCTGATTTCATCCATTCTGTCGCGCGATTTTCCGCTTCTGGAGTCGCTCGTCGTTTACATCGCGTTTCTTGTCGTGCTGGCGAATTTCGCGGCGGATCTGCTGCTGCAGGCCGCCGATCCGCGCATCCGGGTGAAGCCATGA
- a CDS encoding ABC transporter substrate-binding protein: MNKNFIRKIVSAVAAAAILLPLAACGSGGGESSSSSSAQSSQPSGGEFVFGMQTQPDHLDPFLATTADTRSILFNLFEGLVKPDKDGNLIPAVAESCTMSDDALSYTFKIRKGIKFHNGKDVTAEDVKYSLDTAAGLSGGKALVADLTNMKSVEINDASTVTLHLKQADYEFLPYLTCAIIPKDYKEQDTHPIGTGPFEFESYTPQQSLVLKKNPDYWQKDLPKLDKVTFKLETDSNALLMDLQGGSVDGASIANNVASQVGKGFQLIQSNSNSVQLLGLNNAKKPFDNVKVRQAVSYAISPDEIISTVNDGKAVRAGTPVIPGLKKYFDSGLTHAYDQNTEKAKQLLSEAGYANGFAMTITVPSNYTVHVDTAQVIVSELKKAGITAQIKQVDFATWLSETYTQRNYEATIISVDGTTLSPRSYLGRYVSGASNNFVNYKSGEFDSVYKQAENEPSEDKRVQLYKQAQEILSKDAASVYIQDIANLNVLKDGLSGFTPYPLYVFDASVIQRTK, translated from the coding sequence ATGAACAAGAATTTTATCCGGAAGATTGTATCCGCCGTAGCGGCGGCAGCCATCCTGCTGCCGCTTGCGGCCTGCGGATCGGGCGGCGGAGAATCCTCTTCGTCCTCCTCCGCGCAGTCCTCTCAGCCTTCCGGCGGCGAATTTGTCTTCGGCATGCAGACTCAGCCCGACCATCTGGATCCGTTCCTTGCCACAACGGCCGACACGCGCAGCATCCTGTTCAATCTTTTCGAGGGACTCGTCAAACCGGACAAGGACGGAAATCTGATTCCGGCCGTGGCGGAAAGCTGCACCATGTCCGACGACGCGCTGAGCTATACCTTCAAGATCCGCAAGGGCATCAAATTCCATAACGGAAAAGACGTTACCGCCGAGGACGTAAAATACTCGCTCGACACCGCCGCGGGGCTTTCCGGCGGCAAAGCGCTGGTCGCGGACCTCACGAACATGAAGTCGGTTGAAATAAACGACGCGTCGACCGTAACCCTTCACCTGAAACAGGCGGACTACGAATTCCTGCCCTACCTGACCTGCGCGATCATCCCGAAGGACTACAAGGAGCAGGACACCCATCCCATCGGCACCGGGCCGTTTGAATTCGAGTCCTATACGCCCCAGCAGTCGCTGGTGCTGAAAAAAAATCCCGATTACTGGCAGAAAGACCTGCCGAAGCTGGACAAAGTTACTTTTAAACTGGAAACCGACTCCAACGCCCTCCTGATGGATCTGCAGGGCGGCAGCGTCGACGGCGCCAGCATTGCCAACAACGTCGCTTCCCAAGTCGGCAAAGGGTTTCAGTTGATCCAGTCGAACTCCAATTCGGTCCAGCTTCTCGGCCTGAACAACGCCAAAAAGCCGTTCGACAACGTTAAAGTGCGGCAGGCCGTCAGCTACGCCATCAGCCCGGATGAGATCATCAGCACCGTGAACGACGGCAAGGCGGTCCGCGCGGGCACGCCGGTCATCCCCGGCCTGAAGAAGTATTTCGACTCCGGCCTGACGCACGCCTACGATCAGAACACGGAGAAGGCGAAACAGCTCCTCTCCGAGGCGGGCTACGCGAACGGCTTTGCCATGACCATCACGGTTCCGTCGAACTATACCGTCCACGTGGACACCGCGCAGGTGATCGTCAGCGAACTGAAAAAAGCCGGCATCACGGCCCAGATCAAGCAGGTGGATTTCGCCACCTGGCTCAGCGAGACTTACACCCAGCGCAATTACGAGGCGACCATCATCTCGGTGGACGGCACGACGCTCTCGCCCCGCAGTTACCTCGGCCGTTATGTTTCCGGCGCCTCCAACAATTTCGTGAACTATAAGAGCGGCGAATTCGATTCCGTTTACAAGCAGGCGGAGAACGAGCCGAGCGAGGACAAGCGCGTGCAGCTGTACAAGCAGGCGCAGGAGATTCTTTCAAAGGACGCGGCGAGCGTCTATATTCAGGACATTGCGAACCTGAACGTGCTGAAGGACGGTCTTTCCGGCTTTACGCCCTACCCGCTGTACGTGTTCGACGCCTCCGTGATCCAACGCACGAAGTAA
- a CDS encoding DUF4179 domain-containing protein, whose amino-acid sequence MMMFSEEYRHMIDQVHPNDELLCHILESAHSGKEKKSKTSASFRKPVIAVIAVCICMSLSVPVLAEKVEPVYQLMYTVSPELAQFFMPVQKSDEDNGIKMEVASACIRGNAADIYITMQDLTGDRIDGTTDLNDSYSINRPFSSLASCQRVGYDQKTKTATFLISITEWGNQKIAGDKITFSVGEFISGKKDYEDIRVPVDLSSAATAKNIKKVDSTGGSGKDYEKYIVEGKTTALTPSRAMDGFPVEGIELTGIGYIGGKLHIQTAVYDNLDKDNHGYFYLKDADGSIVDLDYAFSFLNQFQQPGRIDYDECVFDVPQKKIGNYILYGSFVTSSMHTEGNWRVTFPLKQAEAS is encoded by the coding sequence ATGATGATGTTCAGCGAGGAATATAGGCATATGATCGATCAGGTCCATCCAAACGACGAATTATTGTGCCATATTTTAGAATCAGCACACAGCGGCAAAGAAAAGAAGAGCAAAACGTCCGCCTCCTTTCGCAAGCCGGTAATCGCCGTCATAGCAGTTTGCATTTGTATGTCTCTTTCCGTTCCTGTACTCGCGGAAAAGGTGGAACCCGTCTATCAGCTGATGTATACCGTTTCCCCGGAGCTGGCCCAATTTTTTATGCCGGTACAAAAATCCGATGAAGACAACGGCATCAAAATGGAAGTTGCCTCAGCCTGTATTCGCGGCAACGCAGCCGATATTTATATCACGATGCAGGATTTAACCGGAGATCGCATCGACGGCACAACCGATTTGAACGACAGCTACTCCATCAACCGCCCGTTCAGCAGTTTGGCTTCCTGTCAGCGTGTCGGTTACGATCAAAAAACAAAAACCGCGACATTTTTGATTTCGATCACGGAATGGGGAAACCAAAAGATCGCGGGTGATAAAATCACTTTCTCCGTGGGAGAATTTATCAGCGGTAAAAAAGACTACGAGGACATTAGGGTCCCGGTCGATCTTTCGTCGGCCGCGACGGCAAAAAATATAAAAAAAGTAGATTCAACGGGAGGCAGCGGGAAGGACTATGAAAAATATATAGTGGAAGGCAAGACAACTGCGCTTACCCCCTCGCGGGCAATGGACGGATTCCCCGTCGAGGGAATCGAATTGACCGGCATCGGGTATATCGGCGGGAAACTCCATATCCAAACGGCGGTTTACGACAATTTGGACAAGGATAACCACGGCTATTTTTATTTAAAGGACGCGGACGGCAGCATCGTCGATCTTGACTACGCTTTCAGTTTCTTAAATCAATTTCAACAGCCGGGAAGAATCGACTATGACGAATGTGTCTTTGATGTTCCACAGAAAAAGATTGGAAATTACATTCTGTATGGAAGTTTTGTTACTTCGAGCATGCACACAGAAGGAAATTGGCGGGTAACATTTCCTTTGAAGCAAGCCGAAGCATCATAG
- a CDS encoding S1C family serine protease, with protein sequence MRNPFRKDREDDSNLSSNTNYGADYRSDWKDSSEQPNQTVWQGDCYHSYRSPGTPTPQNGYQEEPSPTVTVMEKAPKKRKKHILRNVLAGLAACLVVSASSITGFAYLINTGTIKMNSGSSSPAFTIVKDSASSKVSTTNTGTSGALTLEQVASKVVPSVVCIQNYQVNQSNAYAAGGFGSSDKTSEVSPASEGSGIIATSDGYIITNAHVVDSASSLKVILSTGKTYQAKLVGSDSVTDLAVIKIDATGLTAAEFGSSGDLQVADQVMAVGNPGGLEFNSTVTIGYVSALNREISNTETGYTMKCIQTDAAINPGNSGGALVNMKGQVVGINSSKIVATGYEGLGFSLPINEAQPIISDLKQYGYVKDRAVLGISGQFIDSMTSRFYGLPEGMYVSSISSSAVTSAGIQKGDVITKIDGTAVTSLNVVTSEIAKKKPGETVTLSVTRALTGQTFTATVKLAQATGS encoded by the coding sequence ATGAGGAATCCATTCAGAAAAGACCGCGAAGACGATTCCAATCTCTCTTCCAATACGAATTACGGCGCCGATTATCGCAGTGACTGGAAGGATTCTTCCGAGCAGCCCAACCAAACCGTTTGGCAGGGCGACTGTTACCACTCCTATCGCTCTCCCGGGACACCCACCCCGCAGAACGGCTATCAGGAGGAGCCCTCTCCCACAGTAACCGTTATGGAGAAAGCCCCGAAAAAGCGAAAAAAACATATTTTGAGAAATGTGCTTGCCGGCCTGGCGGCGTGTCTGGTCGTTTCCGCCAGCTCCATTACAGGTTTCGCCTACCTCATCAATACCGGTACCATCAAAATGAATTCCGGCAGTTCTTCGCCGGCCTTTACCATCGTGAAGGACAGCGCCTCCAGCAAGGTCAGCACAACCAATACGGGCACGTCCGGGGCCCTGACGCTGGAGCAGGTCGCAAGCAAGGTCGTCCCATCGGTGGTCTGCATTCAGAATTACCAGGTAAATCAAAGCAACGCCTACGCCGCAGGCGGCTTTGGCTCCAGTGACAAGACCAGCGAGGTTTCGCCCGCGAGCGAAGGCAGCGGGATCATCGCGACCAGCGACGGCTATATCATTACCAACGCGCACGTGGTGGACAGCGCCTCTTCGCTGAAGGTGATCCTCTCCACCGGTAAAACCTATCAGGCAAAACTGGTCGGCAGCGACAGCGTCACGGATCTTGCGGTCATCAAGATTGACGCGACGGGCCTCACAGCTGCGGAATTCGGTTCCAGCGGCGACCTTCAGGTGGCGGACCAGGTTATGGCGGTCGGCAATCCGGGCGGCCTGGAATTCAACTCCACCGTCACCATCGGCTATGTATCTGCCCTGAACCGTGAAATCTCGAATACCGAAACCGGCTACACCATGAAATGCATCCAGACCGACGCGGCTATCAACCCCGGCAACTCCGGCGGCGCGCTGGTCAACATGAAGGGGCAGGTCGTCGGGATCAACTCCTCCAAAATCGTCGCCACCGGCTATGAGGGGCTCGGGTTCTCTCTTCCGATCAACGAGGCCCAGCCGATCATCAGCGACCTGAAGCAGTACGGCTATGTGAAGGACCGCGCGGTGCTCGGAATCTCCGGCCAGTTTATCGACAGCATGACCTCCCGCTTTTACGGCCTTCCGGAAGGCATGTACGTTTCCTCCATCTCCAGCTCGGCGGTCACCAGCGCGGGCATCCAGAAGGGCGACGTCATTACGAAGATCGACGGAACCGCCGTGACCAGCCTGAATGTGGTCACCTCTGAAATTGCCAAGAAGAAACCCGGCGAAACCGTAACCCTCAGCGTGACGAGAGCGCTGACCGGGCAGACCTTTACAGCCACCGTCAAGTTGGCGCAAGCCACCGGCTCCTGA
- a CDS encoding ABC transporter permease: protein MSFRVGTVLIGLVCAAALISFFYTPYDPYAINTAPHFLPPSPQHWFGTDNFGRDNFSRAVTGARYSLFVAAVTVALSGLCGVVLGLLSGYAGGLTNEVILRLTDALSSFPAVLTALVAVTVFSGGKFAIIPALAIAFLPSFIRLTRSGTMRLKNLDFVQAAYVSGASRARIMFRHLLPNLLPTLIPAVVIGLSNAILAESGMSYLGLGIQPPVPSWGRMLFEGQTYLFNAPWETLSAGLMMIVTVLGFHSLGESLEKK from the coding sequence TTGTCATTCCGAGTCGGGACAGTTCTGATCGGCCTTGTCTGCGCCGCTGCCCTGATCAGCTTTTTCTACACTCCGTACGACCCCTACGCCATCAACACAGCGCCGCACTTTCTTCCCCCTTCCCCTCAGCACTGGTTTGGAACCGACAACTTCGGCAGGGACAATTTTTCCCGCGCCGTCACGGGCGCGCGGTATTCCCTGTTCGTCGCCGCCGTCACGGTGGCTCTCAGCGGCCTTTGCGGCGTTGTTCTCGGGCTGCTCTCCGGCTATGCGGGCGGGCTGACGAACGAGGTGATTCTGCGGCTGACGGACGCGCTCTCTTCCTTTCCGGCCGTGCTGACGGCGCTGGTGGCCGTCACCGTGTTCAGCGGCGGCAAATTCGCCATCATCCCCGCGCTGGCCATCGCGTTCCTTCCCAGCTTTATCCGGCTGACGCGCAGCGGGACAATGCGCCTGAAAAATCTGGATTTCGTCCAGGCCGCCTATGTCTCCGGCGCCTCCCGGGCAAGGATCATGTTCCGGCATCTGCTGCCGAATCTGCTGCCCACGCTGATCCCGGCGGTGGTCATCGGACTTTCCAACGCGATTCTGGCGGAATCGGGCATGAGCTACCTCGGCCTGGGCATCCAGCCGCCGGTCCCAAGCTGGGGGCGGATGCTCTTCGAGGGGCAGACCTATCTGTTCAACGCCCCGTGGGAAACCCTTTCCGCCGGGCTGATGATGATCGTCACGGTGCTCGGGTTCCACTCTCTGGGAGAAAGCCTTGAGAAGAAATGA
- the thiI gene encoding tRNA uracil 4-sulfurtransferase ThiI yields MKEIILLKLGEVVLKGLNRHSFEETLLRNIRRRLDGLGAFDVRERQSTIYVSPLHDGADLFAAQERLSKVFGVAALSRACEVEKDMDAILRAAADYLRGPLFGARTFKVESKRSDKKFPLNSPQICNVAGEYLLSQFPHLKVDVNRPDYTVRIEVRDTAAYVHGNAERGAGGIPVGTGGRAAVLISGGIDSPVAAWMMARRGVELTAVHFASPPYTSERAEQKVKDLLAKVGAWAGRITMFTVPFAKVQEQIMANCPEELFTVLMRRLMMRCAERIARDEGCGALITGESLGQVASQTLEAIVCTDAAAHMPVFRPLIGMDKREIVETANRIDTYELSILPYEDCCTVFTPKHPRTKPALKFVERAEEALDCGALIEECVAHARKALILPVE; encoded by the coding sequence ATGAAAGAAATCATCCTGTTAAAGCTTGGGGAAGTGGTCCTGAAGGGACTGAACCGCCACAGTTTTGAGGAAACGCTGCTCCGCAACATCCGCCGCCGGCTCGACGGCCTCGGCGCGTTCGACGTGCGGGAGCGCCAGTCCACGATTTATGTCTCGCCGCTCCATGACGGCGCCGATCTGTTCGCCGCGCAGGAGCGGCTCTCAAAGGTGTTCGGCGTCGCCGCGCTGTCCCGCGCGTGCGAGGTGGAGAAGGACATGGACGCGATCCTGCGCGCCGCCGCGGACTATCTGCGGGGGCCGCTCTTCGGCGCGCGCACCTTCAAGGTGGAAAGCAAGCGCTCCGACAAGAAGTTTCCGCTCAATTCGCCTCAGATCTGCAATGTGGCCGGAGAATACCTCCTGTCTCAGTTCCCGCATCTGAAAGTGGACGTGAACCGCCCGGATTACACGGTCCGGATCGAGGTCCGGGATACCGCCGCCTATGTTCACGGGAACGCGGAGCGGGGCGCGGGGGGGATCCCCGTCGGGACGGGCGGCAGGGCCGCGGTCCTGATCAGCGGGGGGATCGACAGTCCCGTCGCCGCCTGGATGATGGCGCGGCGCGGCGTGGAACTGACCGCCGTGCATTTTGCCAGCCCGCCCTACACCAGCGAGCGCGCGGAGCAGAAGGTGAAGGACCTGCTCGCTAAGGTCGGGGCCTGGGCGGGGCGGATCACGATGTTTACCGTGCCGTTCGCGAAGGTGCAGGAGCAGATCATGGCGAACTGCCCGGAGGAGCTGTTCACCGTCCTGATGCGCCGCCTGATGATGCGCTGCGCCGAAAGGATCGCGCGGGACGAGGGCTGCGGCGCGCTGATCACCGGGGAGAGCCTGGGGCAGGTCGCCAGCCAGACGCTTGAGGCGATCGTCTGCACCGACGCCGCGGCGCACATGCCGGTGTTCCGTCCTCTGATCGGCATGGACAAGCGGGAAATCGTCGAGACTGCAAACAGAATCGACACCTACGAGCTGTCGATTCTGCCGTATGAGGATTGCTGCACGGTATTTACGCCGAAGCATCCCAGAACAAAGCCCGCGCTGAAATTTGTCGAGCGGGCGGAGGAGGCGCTGGACTGCGGCGCGCTGATCGAAGAGTGCGTCGCTCATGCCAGGAAGGCGCTGATTCTGCCAGTGGAATAA
- a CDS encoding RNA polymerase sigma factor, which yields MKPEPLRPDDCAEKVIRFYADMVYRLAYARTGTKCDADEIFQEVFLRYIKKQPVFNNEEHRKAWMIRVTINCSNKLWNSVWKRKAEPLTDTMPFETKQDMDLSDELQQLPQKYREVIHLFYYENMSLEEISRALNRKNSTVRTQLTRARALLRNILKEDDDVQRGI from the coding sequence TTGAAGCCAGAGCCATTACGTCCGGATGATTGCGCAGAAAAAGTCATCAGGTTTTACGCCGATATGGTGTACCGCCTCGCTTATGCCCGGACAGGAACAAAATGCGATGCCGATGAAATATTTCAGGAAGTATTTTTGCGGTATATCAAAAAGCAGCCCGTATTTAATAATGAGGAACATCGCAAAGCATGGATGATCAGGGTCACAATCAACTGCTCCAATAAGTTATGGAATTCCGTATGGAAAAGGAAAGCCGAACCCCTGACGGACACAATGCCCTTCGAGACAAAACAGGATATGGATCTTTCCGACGAATTACAGCAACTGCCCCAAAAATACCGCGAGGTGATTCATTTGTTTTACTACGAGAATATGTCGCTTGAGGAGATCAGCCGCGCATTGAACCGGAAAAATTCCACGGTCAGGACACAGCTCACCCGAGCAAGAGCATTGCTCAGAAATATTCTGAAGGAGGATGATGATGTTCAGCGAGGAATATAG
- a CDS encoding competence/damage-inducible protein A → MNAEIISVGTELLLGHTVNTDTSYVARELSAAGINLLYSCTVGDNPERLKAAVELALSRSDVLITTGGLGPTGDDLTKETVAAAAGKKLVMHEESLRRIEQYFRGRVLGETQKKQAMLPEGCTVFPNDCGTAPGCGFETDGGKRVAMLPGPPFELIPMLKNCAMPYLAQGENAAIVSHMVHVFGLGEGYVAEQIDDLCARPNPTAATYAKEGEMFVRVTARAADEGTAETMCAPVVEELKNRLGAFVYGVDVESLEEAVVRELAAQGKTVAAAESCTGGLLAKRITDIPGASDVFHMGCVTYANESKTMLLGVPEETLRQYGAVSPQTAEAMARGVRERSGADYGIGITGIAGPGGGTEEKPVGLVYLALCGADGVKIRAMKPAGRYRGRDYLRSLAASNALDMLRRSLCGLGGEEKPAYSNEHKAG, encoded by the coding sequence ATGAATGCTGAAATCATTTCCGTGGGAACCGAGCTTCTGCTCGGCCACACGGTCAACACCGATACCTCCTACGTCGCGCGGGAACTGTCCGCGGCGGGGATCAACCTGCTGTACTCCTGCACGGTCGGGGACAATCCGGAACGCCTGAAAGCCGCCGTGGAGCTTGCGCTGTCGCGCAGCGATGTCCTGATTACCACCGGAGGGCTCGGCCCGACGGGGGACGATCTGACGAAGGAAACCGTCGCTGCGGCCGCGGGAAAGAAACTCGTGATGCACGAAGAGAGCCTCCGGCGTATCGAGCAGTATTTCAGGGGGCGCGTGCTGGGGGAGACGCAGAAAAAGCAGGCGATGCTGCCGGAGGGCTGCACCGTATTCCCAAACGACTGCGGCACCGCGCCGGGCTGCGGTTTTGAAACAGATGGGGGAAAACGGGTCGCCATGCTCCCCGGCCCGCCGTTCGAACTGATCCCCATGCTGAAAAACTGCGCGATGCCCTACCTGGCGCAAGGGGAAAACGCCGCGATCGTGTCGCATATGGTCCATGTATTCGGACTGGGCGAGGGATATGTGGCGGAGCAGATCGACGACCTGTGTGCCCGCCCGAACCCGACGGCGGCCACTTACGCAAAAGAGGGCGAAATGTTCGTGCGCGTCACCGCGCGGGCTGCGGACGAAGGGACCGCCGAAACAATGTGCGCGCCGGTGGTGGAGGAACTGAAAAATCGCCTCGGCGCGTTCGTTTACGGCGTGGACGTGGAAAGCCTGGAGGAGGCGGTCGTCCGGGAGCTCGCGGCGCAGGGAAAGACGGTCGCGGCGGCGGAATCCTGCACGGGGGGGCTGTTGGCGAAGCGGATCACCGACATTCCGGGTGCCTCCGACGTGTTTCACATGGGATGCGTCACCTACGCGAACGAAAGTAAGACGATGCTTCTCGGCGTGCCGGAGGAAACCCTGCGGCAATACGGCGCGGTCAGCCCGCAGACGGCGGAAGCGATGGCGCGCGGCGTGCGGGAGCGCTCCGGCGCGGACTATGGGATCGGCATCACGGGGATCGCCGGACCGGGCGGCGGCACGGAGGAAAAGCCGGTCGGCCTGGTCTATCTGGCCCTCTGCGGCGCGGACGGCGTCAAGATCCGCGCAATGAAGCCCGCCGGCCGTTACCGCGGGCGCGATTACCTGCGCAGTCTGGCGGCATCCAACGCGCTGGACATGCTCCGCCGCAGCCTGTGTGGACTGGGAGGCGAGGAAAAGCCGGCTTATTCCAACGAGCATAAGGCCGGCTGA
- a CDS encoding cysteine desulfurase family protein, giving the protein MSELYFDNSSTTRVCRASAEKVMETMTENYGNPSSLHSLGFRAERAMDEARTAVAARLGAEKEEIYFTSGGTESNNLALFGAAHALRRRGNHIVTTQIEHPSVLNVMRRLEQEGYEVTYLKPDPFGRITAEQIRGAVDEKTVLVSLMCVNNEVGSILPVEAAAQAVRSAGAPALVHADAVQAFGKLPLNPRRAGIDLLSVSAHKIHGPKGVGALYVRRGVHLEPRVFGGGQEKDVRPGTEAMPLIAGFGAAAGALPDVQAELRAMKELNSYCRGELQKIGGIEFNSAPDALPYILNLSALGVRAETMLHFLSDHGIFVSSGSACAKGRASHVLSAMGLPRERIASALRLSFSRYNTKEEIDVFAGVLREGLSVLTRRPL; this is encoded by the coding sequence TTGAGCGAACTTTATTTCGACAATTCCTCCACAACCCGCGTCTGCCGCGCGTCTGCCGAAAAGGTGATGGAGACCATGACGGAAAACTACGGCAATCCGTCGTCCCTGCACTCGCTAGGCTTTCGGGCCGAGCGCGCGATGGACGAGGCCCGGACGGCGGTCGCGGCCCGGCTCGGCGCGGAAAAAGAGGAAATATATTTCACATCCGGAGGGACGGAGAGCAATAACCTGGCGCTGTTCGGCGCGGCGCATGCGCTCCGCAGAAGAGGGAACCATATCGTCACGACACAGATCGAGCATCCCTCCGTTCTGAACGTGATGAGGCGGCTGGAGCAGGAGGGATACGAGGTCACTTATCTGAAGCCCGACCCCTTCGGCCGCATCACGGCGGAGCAGATCCGCGGCGCGGTGGACGAAAAGACGGTTCTCGTCAGCCTGATGTGCGTAAACAACGAGGTGGGCAGCATTCTGCCCGTGGAAGCGGCGGCGCAGGCCGTCCGCAGCGCGGGCGCGCCCGCGCTGGTTCACGCCGACGCGGTGCAGGCGTTCGGCAAGCTCCCGCTGAACCCCCGCAGGGCGGGGATCGACCTCCTCAGCGTGAGCGCCCATAAAATTCACGGCCCGAAGGGAGTCGGGGCCCTGTATGTCCGCCGCGGCGTCCACCTGGAGCCGCGCGTTTTCGGAGGCGGACAGGAGAAAGACGTCCGTCCCGGCACGGAGGCCATGCCGCTGATCGCCGGATTCGGCGCGGCGGCCGGCGCCCTGCCGGACGTTCAGGCCGAGCTGCGCGCAATGAAGGAACTGAATTCCTACTGCCGGGGGGAGCTCCAAAAAATCGGGGGAATCGAGTTCAATTCCGCGCCCGACGCGCTGCCCTATATCCTGAATCTGTCGGCTTTGGGCGTGCGTGCGGAAACCATGCTGCATTTTCTGTCCGACCATGGAATTTTCGTGTCTTCCGGCTCCGCCTGCGCCAAGGGGCGGGCGAGCCATGTGCTTTCCGCCATGGGCCTGCCGAGGGAACGCATCGCTTCCGCGCTGCGGCTTAGCTTTTCCCGCTATAACACAAAGGAGGAAATCGACGTCTTTGCCGGTGTGCTGAGGGAGGGCCTTTCGGTCCTGACCCGCCGCCCGCTCTGA